One genomic region from Magallana gigas chromosome 3, xbMagGiga1.1, whole genome shotgun sequence encodes:
- the LOC105327514 gene encoding synergin gamma isoform X2 has product MNENRNAQFPGQPPGNFGMMNNHPGFGPPGMAGFPMMQQPGMMGPQNPMMQQQMMMANRGPMMQANMFPMQMGMRPGVTPPSYNQALTDGYRQRAPAQPRAQPRGHNPPRPRAPLSPESQRRALEQEKKSRQFQEQQQRLKNFSKGASRVDAASLIESMFGKAEKPAPRSSVPSAGANAVQNTGQMDDGFGDFLGGPSSAAGQQDCHGNQDVNKPEATPPTISNSDGSEQKTVETVENIPPKEEKKDLMSMMFECSDLSAPNKARTFHKPSLKELPPTHHHHQTFQQSRHAHQWKPEEDLTNLFMVEEPVPVSAPPTSTQAPPQTVQAPPTPVTLVKFEAPAWCHDDEKVPYVYRQVLEAATVDGKISTDRLYPILVMSGLPKETLGQIWSLANQATPGQLIKPELYLILALIAFAQNNITSLTPEMLRKCPQPPVPFLGQQAPPPPTQPVSTPGITQLPPNNSIAENSGISGPLPTVPVQGSQLPLAAGNSGINGSVPTLPVSQAIGNPPMPGIPPVSVQGFPGIGALGVSGGEASQSVDDDFADFQEASTPAAVISVSTASPKKSNKLKKEPEYLYSVPKPEDLPNEMSPEMDHSNVSNFFGSDDSSEDVLLSSSALERFSDGVSTPNSMDEDFDDFKSAGSKPSDSSQFTSSEQSENEDFKVLESYLDDFNQKKSEQEKQLESPLHRPLPKFTSPQSSQLPSNATLSAIPAARNLWSKPPVVKKESAKAQPGLPKAHFGLSPPESSDSDFADFQGAPSASLPSDSSQRQGMDSLKASQSETCLIGDEDKYAALRAFEFSEDTPKSVAPSIFESKPPVESEEDSWADFQAVTTDAKVDEIKQINNQTDVLETDFVSNTQNDWSSFSSSTNITSKDDSDWSAFGNGAEVTPIPKDEPSILSQGEILKETPEGDWSNFSEAVVTKDESKDEWAFHSASVNQNPQLVEVKKQNLQTKDILGLFKVKDNPVSVVSRDDFVETEREKTPPSQTTPPKPKTKKLSSDSDMDDDHFRAPPPMDFVDEEDDAFGDFSRGYDLDEVVNVPAAPAEKKKNLYNFYGMDAPSNKSKLQDSTYNKTELSEQDSSSVSGNISGFPSNPTISEDSISTSSLDMKGRIPAVKDMDTQSISSNEFGTFETHQKSYINPESKSLDSLDLKTVEVESVDNVEMTQNDTKEENVTNPKEDDFSHFSEPVLPPVSKAPEPLPVLGDRYSCLMEDIPGSDKHVHEWQKCLEGCYKVIKEANTVFNSISSSAVCNEVINSEQGSDFVKGIVEIYRVVCRVNLSIGSTGLTNDTLKQHLKDIDLVWNNLAAFLVGGNMMPEDKDLDFKNGILKSDDQVAQFRACGVCLLDVEATCQDFVSEEQCAKLTYGGRQYHAVCANLWVNCVDSMLPALRLPELL; this is encoded by the exons ATGGGAATGAGGCCAGGGGTCACCCCACCATCGTATAACCAGGCTTTGACAGACGGTTACAGACAGAG GGCACCAGCACAGCCTAGAGCTCAACCAAGGGGACACAACCCACCCAGACCCAGAGCCCCCCTCTCTCCGGAAAGTCAAAGACGAGCACTGGAACAGGAGAAAAAATCCAGGCAGTTCCAGGAACAACAGCAGAGGCTGAAGAACTTCTCCAAAGGAGCAAGTCGAGTGGACGCTGCTTCCCTCATAGAGTCCATGTTTGGAAAAGCAGAGAAACCAGCACCCAGAAGTTCAGTTCCTTCAGCTGGAGCCAATGCTG TACAAAATACGGGTCAAATGGATGATGGTTTTGGTGATTTCCTCGGTGGACCATCGTCTGCTGCTGGACAGCAAGATTGCCATGGTAACCAGGATGTAAACAAGCCTGAGGCCACACCTCCAACAATATCAAATAGTGATGGCAGTGAGCAAAAGACAGTGGAAACAGTAGAAAACATTCCTCCAAAAGAAGAGAAGAAAG ATCTGATGTCCATGATGTTTGAGTGCTCTGATCTCTCGGCTCCTAACAAAGCAAGAACATTCCACAAGCCCTCGCTCAAGGAGCTGCCCCCcacccaccaccaccaccagaCATTCCAGCAGAGTCGCCACGCCCACCAGTGGAAGCCTGAGGAGGACCTGACCAACCTGTTCATGGTGGAAG AGCCTGTTCCAGTCTCAGCCCCTCCCACCTCTACACAAGCCCCTCCCCAAACGGTGCAGGCTCCGCCCACACCTGTCACACTGGTCAAGTTTGAAGCTCCTGCTTGGTGTCATGATGACGAGAAAGTTCCATATGTATACAGACAAGTCCTTGAAGCTGCTACAGT TGATGGAAAGATTTCCACGGACCGGTTGTACCCAATCCTGGTTATGAGTGGCTTACCTAAGGAGACCCTGGGTCAGATCTGGTCGCTGGCCAACCAGGCTACACCAGGTCAGCTGATTAAACCGGAACTGTACCTCATTCTGGCCCTCATTGCGTTTGCTCAG aACAACATAACATCATTAACGCCAGAAATGCTGAGGAAATGCCCTCAACCCCCAGTACCTTTCCTGGGTCAGCAGGCTCCTCCACCCCCTACTCAGCCAGTCAGTACCCCAGGGATCACCCAGCTACCCCCAAACAACTCAATCGCAGAGAATTCTGGGATATCTGGCCCGTTGCCAACAGTTCCAGTTCAGGGATCTCAGCTACCTCTTGCAGCAGGGAATTCTGGGATTAATGGCAGTGTGCCAACATTGCCAGTTAGCCAAGCCATTGGGAATCCACCCATGCCAGGAATTCCACCTGTATCTGTTCAGGGATTTCCTGGGATAGGGGCTCTGGGTGTGAGTGGGGGTGAGGCTAGTCAATCTGTGGATGATGATTTTGCAGATTTCCAAGAAGCTTCTACCCCTGCTGCAG ttatATCGGTTTCAACAGCCTCACCAAAGAAATCTAACAAACTTAAGAAAGAGCCTGA ATACCTGTACAGTGTCCCTAAACCAGAGGACCTGCCCAATGAGATGTCTCCAGAGATGGATCATTCCAACGTGTCCAACTTCTTTGGCAGTGACGACTCCTCAG AGGATGTCTTGTTGAGTAGCAGTGCACTTGAGAGGTTCAGTGACG GTGTTTCAACTCCAAACAGCATGGATGAAGATTTTGACGACTTCAAATCCGCGGGTAGCAAGCCGAGCGACAGTAGTCAGTTCACATCATCTGAGCAGTCGGAAAATGAGGATTTTAAGGTGCTGGAGTCCTACCTGGATGACTTCAACCAGAAGAAATCGGAGCAGGAAAAGCAACTTGAGAGTCCCCTTCATCGGCCTCTTCCCAAATTCACCAGCCCTCAGTCATCACAACTACCCAGCAATGCGACACTTTCCGCCATTCCAGCAGCCAGAAACTTATGGTCTAAACCTCCAGTTGTCAAAAAGGAGTCTGCTAAAGCACAGCCAGGCTTACCTAAAGCTCACTTCGGATTGTCTCCCCCAGAATCCTCTGATTCGGATTTTGCAGACTTCCAGGGAGCACCTAGCGCTTCTTTGCCATCCGATTCCTCACAGCGGCAAGGAATGGACAGCCTCAAGGCCTCACAAAGTGAAACTTGTTTAATTGGGGATGAGGACAAATATGCCGCTCTGAGGGCATTTGAATTCAGTGAGGACACTCCAAAGTCAGTGGCGCCATCTATATTTGAAAGTAAGCCACCTGTTGAGAGTGAGGAGGATTCATGGGCAGATTTTCAGGCAGTTACAACGGATGCTAAGGTTGATGAAATTAAGCAGATTAATAATCAAACTGATGTTCTGGAAACAGACTTTGTATCGAACACACAAAATGATTGGTCATCATTTTCAAGTTCAACCAATATCACATCTAAAGATGATTCTGATTGGTCAGCTTTTGGCAATGGCGCTGAGGTGACACCTATTCCAAAAGATGAGCCATCAATCTTATCGCAAGGAGAAATTCTAAAAGAAACACCTGAAGGTGATTGGTCAAACTTTTCTGAAGCAGTGGTGACAAAAGATGAAAGCAAAGATGAATGGGCATTTCATTCCGCAAGTGTGAATCAGAACCCACAGCTTGTAGAGGTGAAAAAGCAAAATCTACAGACAAAGGATATTCTGGGTTTGTTCAAAGTTAAGGATAACCCTGTCAGTGTTGTGTCCAGGGATGATTTTGTGGAAACTGAAAGGGAGAAAACTCCCCCCTCTCAGACCACTCCTCCAAAACCCAAGACTAAGAAATTGTCTTCAGATTCAGACATGGATGACGATCACTTCAGGGCTCCTCCACCCATGGATTTCGTGGATGAAGAGGATGATGCATTTGGGGATTTCAGCCGTGGCTATGATTTAGACGAGGTTGTGAATGTACCAGCAGCGCCGgctgaaaagaaaaagaatctgTACAACTTTTATGGAATGGATGCTCCATCTAATAAATCCAAGCTCCAAGACTCAACTTATAATAAAACAGAGTTATCCGAGCAGGATTCATCAAGTGTATCTGGAAACATATCAGGATTTCCAAGCAATCCGACAATTTCTGAAGATTCAATTTCCACGTCGAGTCTTGATATGAAAGGGCGGATTCCAGCAGTCAAGGATATGGACACACAATCCATATCTAGCAATGAGTTTGGAACTTTTGAGACTCACCAGAAATCTTACATCAATCCTGAATCCAAATCCTTGGATAGTCTGGATCTGAAGACTGTAGAAGTGGAGTCTGTGGATAATGTGGAAATGACACAAAATGACACCAAAGAAGAGAATGTCACAAATCCAAAAGAAGATGACTTCTCTCATTTTTCAG AACCAGTGCTGCCCCCTGTCAGTAAAGCCCCCGAGCCACTTCCTGTTCTTGGAGATAGATACAGCTGCTTAATGGAGGACATTCCA GGCAGTGACAAGCACGTTCATGAGTGGCAGAAGTGCCTGGAGGGGTGTTACAAGGTCATTAAGGAGGCCAACACCGTCTTCAACTCCATCAGCAGCTCAGCGGTCTGTAACGAGGTCATCAACTCAGAGCAGGGCTCCGACTTTGTCAAAG GTATTGTTGAAATCTACAGAGTTGTGTGTAGGGTAAATTTGTCCATTGGGTCAACAG GGCTGACCAATGACACCTTGAAACAACACCTGAAAGATATTGACCTGGTGTGGAACAACTTAGCAGCATTCCTTGTTGGAGGCAACATGATG CCTGAAGACAAAGATCTCGATTTCAAAAACGGCATTCTGAAATCAGATGACCAAGTGGCCCAGTTCCGAGCGTGCGGTGTTTGCTTACTGGACGTGGAAGCCACCTGTCAGGACTTTGTCAGCGAGGAGCAGTGTGCCAAACTGACATATGGTGGGCGGCAGTACCACGCGGTGTGCGCCAACTTGTGGGTCAATTGTG
- the LOC105327514 gene encoding synergin gamma isoform X1 gives MNENRNAQFPGQPPGNFGMMNNHPGFGPPGMAGFPMMQQPGMMGPQNPMMQQQMMMANRGPMMQANMFPMQMGMRPGVTPPSYNQALTDGYRQRAPAQPRAQPRGHNPPRPRAPLSPESQRRALEQEKKSRQFQEQQQRLKNFSKGASRVDAASLIESMFGKAEKPAPRSSVPSAGANAVQNTGQMDDGFGDFLGGPSSAAGQQDCHGNQDVNKPEATPPTISNSDGSEQKTVETVENIPPKEEKKDLMSMMFECSDLSAPNKARTFHKPSLKELPPTHHHHQTFQQSRHAHQWKPEEDLTNLFMVEEPVPVSAPPTSTQAPPQTVQAPPTPVTLVKFEAPAWCHDDEKVPYVYRQVLEAATVDGKISTDRLYPILVMSGLPKETLGQIWSLANQATPGQLIKPELYLILALIAFAQNNITSLTPEMLRKCPQPPVPFLGQQAPPPPTQPVSTPGITQLPPNNSIAENSGISGPLPTVPVQGSQLPLAAGNSGINGSVPTLPVSQAIGNPPMPGIPPVSVQGFPGIGALGVSGGEASQSVDDDFADFQEASTPAAVISVSTASPKKSNKLKKEPEYLYSVPKPEDLPNEMSPEMDHSNVSNFFGSDDSSVEDVLLSSSALERFSDGVSTPNSMDEDFDDFKSAGSKPSDSSQFTSSEQSENEDFKVLESYLDDFNQKKSEQEKQLESPLHRPLPKFTSPQSSQLPSNATLSAIPAARNLWSKPPVVKKESAKAQPGLPKAHFGLSPPESSDSDFADFQGAPSASLPSDSSQRQGMDSLKASQSETCLIGDEDKYAALRAFEFSEDTPKSVAPSIFESKPPVESEEDSWADFQAVTTDAKVDEIKQINNQTDVLETDFVSNTQNDWSSFSSSTNITSKDDSDWSAFGNGAEVTPIPKDEPSILSQGEILKETPEGDWSNFSEAVVTKDESKDEWAFHSASVNQNPQLVEVKKQNLQTKDILGLFKVKDNPVSVVSRDDFVETEREKTPPSQTTPPKPKTKKLSSDSDMDDDHFRAPPPMDFVDEEDDAFGDFSRGYDLDEVVNVPAAPAEKKKNLYNFYGMDAPSNKSKLQDSTYNKTELSEQDSSSVSGNISGFPSNPTISEDSISTSSLDMKGRIPAVKDMDTQSISSNEFGTFETHQKSYINPESKSLDSLDLKTVEVESVDNVEMTQNDTKEENVTNPKEDDFSHFSEPVLPPVSKAPEPLPVLGDRYSCLMEDIPGSDKHVHEWQKCLEGCYKVIKEANTVFNSISSSAVCNEVINSEQGSDFVKGIVEIYRVVCRVNLSIGSTGLTNDTLKQHLKDIDLVWNNLAAFLVGGNMMPEDKDLDFKNGILKSDDQVAQFRACGVCLLDVEATCQDFVSEEQCAKLTYGGRQYHAVCANLWVNCVDSMLPALRLPELL, from the exons ATGGGAATGAGGCCAGGGGTCACCCCACCATCGTATAACCAGGCTTTGACAGACGGTTACAGACAGAG GGCACCAGCACAGCCTAGAGCTCAACCAAGGGGACACAACCCACCCAGACCCAGAGCCCCCCTCTCTCCGGAAAGTCAAAGACGAGCACTGGAACAGGAGAAAAAATCCAGGCAGTTCCAGGAACAACAGCAGAGGCTGAAGAACTTCTCCAAAGGAGCAAGTCGAGTGGACGCTGCTTCCCTCATAGAGTCCATGTTTGGAAAAGCAGAGAAACCAGCACCCAGAAGTTCAGTTCCTTCAGCTGGAGCCAATGCTG TACAAAATACGGGTCAAATGGATGATGGTTTTGGTGATTTCCTCGGTGGACCATCGTCTGCTGCTGGACAGCAAGATTGCCATGGTAACCAGGATGTAAACAAGCCTGAGGCCACACCTCCAACAATATCAAATAGTGATGGCAGTGAGCAAAAGACAGTGGAAACAGTAGAAAACATTCCTCCAAAAGAAGAGAAGAAAG ATCTGATGTCCATGATGTTTGAGTGCTCTGATCTCTCGGCTCCTAACAAAGCAAGAACATTCCACAAGCCCTCGCTCAAGGAGCTGCCCCCcacccaccaccaccaccagaCATTCCAGCAGAGTCGCCACGCCCACCAGTGGAAGCCTGAGGAGGACCTGACCAACCTGTTCATGGTGGAAG AGCCTGTTCCAGTCTCAGCCCCTCCCACCTCTACACAAGCCCCTCCCCAAACGGTGCAGGCTCCGCCCACACCTGTCACACTGGTCAAGTTTGAAGCTCCTGCTTGGTGTCATGATGACGAGAAAGTTCCATATGTATACAGACAAGTCCTTGAAGCTGCTACAGT TGATGGAAAGATTTCCACGGACCGGTTGTACCCAATCCTGGTTATGAGTGGCTTACCTAAGGAGACCCTGGGTCAGATCTGGTCGCTGGCCAACCAGGCTACACCAGGTCAGCTGATTAAACCGGAACTGTACCTCATTCTGGCCCTCATTGCGTTTGCTCAG aACAACATAACATCATTAACGCCAGAAATGCTGAGGAAATGCCCTCAACCCCCAGTACCTTTCCTGGGTCAGCAGGCTCCTCCACCCCCTACTCAGCCAGTCAGTACCCCAGGGATCACCCAGCTACCCCCAAACAACTCAATCGCAGAGAATTCTGGGATATCTGGCCCGTTGCCAACAGTTCCAGTTCAGGGATCTCAGCTACCTCTTGCAGCAGGGAATTCTGGGATTAATGGCAGTGTGCCAACATTGCCAGTTAGCCAAGCCATTGGGAATCCACCCATGCCAGGAATTCCACCTGTATCTGTTCAGGGATTTCCTGGGATAGGGGCTCTGGGTGTGAGTGGGGGTGAGGCTAGTCAATCTGTGGATGATGATTTTGCAGATTTCCAAGAAGCTTCTACCCCTGCTGCAG ttatATCGGTTTCAACAGCCTCACCAAAGAAATCTAACAAACTTAAGAAAGAGCCTGA ATACCTGTACAGTGTCCCTAAACCAGAGGACCTGCCCAATGAGATGTCTCCAGAGATGGATCATTCCAACGTGTCCAACTTCTTTGGCAGTGACGACTCCTCAG TAGAGGATGTCTTGTTGAGTAGCAGTGCACTTGAGAGGTTCAGTGACG GTGTTTCAACTCCAAACAGCATGGATGAAGATTTTGACGACTTCAAATCCGCGGGTAGCAAGCCGAGCGACAGTAGTCAGTTCACATCATCTGAGCAGTCGGAAAATGAGGATTTTAAGGTGCTGGAGTCCTACCTGGATGACTTCAACCAGAAGAAATCGGAGCAGGAAAAGCAACTTGAGAGTCCCCTTCATCGGCCTCTTCCCAAATTCACCAGCCCTCAGTCATCACAACTACCCAGCAATGCGACACTTTCCGCCATTCCAGCAGCCAGAAACTTATGGTCTAAACCTCCAGTTGTCAAAAAGGAGTCTGCTAAAGCACAGCCAGGCTTACCTAAAGCTCACTTCGGATTGTCTCCCCCAGAATCCTCTGATTCGGATTTTGCAGACTTCCAGGGAGCACCTAGCGCTTCTTTGCCATCCGATTCCTCACAGCGGCAAGGAATGGACAGCCTCAAGGCCTCACAAAGTGAAACTTGTTTAATTGGGGATGAGGACAAATATGCCGCTCTGAGGGCATTTGAATTCAGTGAGGACACTCCAAAGTCAGTGGCGCCATCTATATTTGAAAGTAAGCCACCTGTTGAGAGTGAGGAGGATTCATGGGCAGATTTTCAGGCAGTTACAACGGATGCTAAGGTTGATGAAATTAAGCAGATTAATAATCAAACTGATGTTCTGGAAACAGACTTTGTATCGAACACACAAAATGATTGGTCATCATTTTCAAGTTCAACCAATATCACATCTAAAGATGATTCTGATTGGTCAGCTTTTGGCAATGGCGCTGAGGTGACACCTATTCCAAAAGATGAGCCATCAATCTTATCGCAAGGAGAAATTCTAAAAGAAACACCTGAAGGTGATTGGTCAAACTTTTCTGAAGCAGTGGTGACAAAAGATGAAAGCAAAGATGAATGGGCATTTCATTCCGCAAGTGTGAATCAGAACCCACAGCTTGTAGAGGTGAAAAAGCAAAATCTACAGACAAAGGATATTCTGGGTTTGTTCAAAGTTAAGGATAACCCTGTCAGTGTTGTGTCCAGGGATGATTTTGTGGAAACTGAAAGGGAGAAAACTCCCCCCTCTCAGACCACTCCTCCAAAACCCAAGACTAAGAAATTGTCTTCAGATTCAGACATGGATGACGATCACTTCAGGGCTCCTCCACCCATGGATTTCGTGGATGAAGAGGATGATGCATTTGGGGATTTCAGCCGTGGCTATGATTTAGACGAGGTTGTGAATGTACCAGCAGCGCCGgctgaaaagaaaaagaatctgTACAACTTTTATGGAATGGATGCTCCATCTAATAAATCCAAGCTCCAAGACTCAACTTATAATAAAACAGAGTTATCCGAGCAGGATTCATCAAGTGTATCTGGAAACATATCAGGATTTCCAAGCAATCCGACAATTTCTGAAGATTCAATTTCCACGTCGAGTCTTGATATGAAAGGGCGGATTCCAGCAGTCAAGGATATGGACACACAATCCATATCTAGCAATGAGTTTGGAACTTTTGAGACTCACCAGAAATCTTACATCAATCCTGAATCCAAATCCTTGGATAGTCTGGATCTGAAGACTGTAGAAGTGGAGTCTGTGGATAATGTGGAAATGACACAAAATGACACCAAAGAAGAGAATGTCACAAATCCAAAAGAAGATGACTTCTCTCATTTTTCAG AACCAGTGCTGCCCCCTGTCAGTAAAGCCCCCGAGCCACTTCCTGTTCTTGGAGATAGATACAGCTGCTTAATGGAGGACATTCCA GGCAGTGACAAGCACGTTCATGAGTGGCAGAAGTGCCTGGAGGGGTGTTACAAGGTCATTAAGGAGGCCAACACCGTCTTCAACTCCATCAGCAGCTCAGCGGTCTGTAACGAGGTCATCAACTCAGAGCAGGGCTCCGACTTTGTCAAAG GTATTGTTGAAATCTACAGAGTTGTGTGTAGGGTAAATTTGTCCATTGGGTCAACAG GGCTGACCAATGACACCTTGAAACAACACCTGAAAGATATTGACCTGGTGTGGAACAACTTAGCAGCATTCCTTGTTGGAGGCAACATGATG CCTGAAGACAAAGATCTCGATTTCAAAAACGGCATTCTGAAATCAGATGACCAAGTGGCCCAGTTCCGAGCGTGCGGTGTTTGCTTACTGGACGTGGAAGCCACCTGTCAGGACTTTGTCAGCGAGGAGCAGTGTGCCAAACTGACATATGGTGGGCGGCAGTACCACGCGGTGTGCGCCAACTTGTGGGTCAATTGTG